Proteins found in one Agaribacterium sp. ZY112 genomic segment:
- the speB gene encoding agmatinase, whose protein sequence is MSNEEFETAYPHFLGSEIEQGAPEHAFFQVLPAPHEASVSYGGGTRFGPSEILKASWQLEMWDNHSRPCDLGIYTAPVVDCSDSEEQSLENIRQATLAILKRGQFPVVIGGEHSVTGAVIQAYIDAGHRDFGVVQIDAHADLRHAYEDNLLSHASVMKRVVEHNIPLVQLGIRAYCEEEMQARDDFNVVYHDANELVPNNIQSIELPEDFPEKVFFTLDIDGMDPSVFPSTGTPVPGGLGWYQTLNLFKSVVKQRQIIGFDLMEFAPIKGFHAYEFAAAQLIYKMMGIVQRHRK, encoded by the coding sequence ATGAGCAACGAAGAATTTGAAACGGCCTACCCTCACTTTCTTGGATCAGAGATTGAGCAAGGAGCCCCTGAACACGCTTTTTTTCAGGTGCTTCCTGCCCCTCACGAAGCCTCAGTCAGCTATGGCGGCGGCACCCGCTTTGGCCCAAGTGAGATTTTAAAAGCCAGCTGGCAACTAGAAATGTGGGACAACCACAGCCGCCCCTGCGACTTAGGCATTTACACAGCACCTGTAGTCGACTGCTCAGACAGCGAAGAACAAAGCCTCGAGAACATTCGCCAAGCTACGCTCGCAATATTAAAACGCGGCCAATTCCCCGTCGTCATTGGCGGAGAGCACAGCGTCACTGGCGCTGTTATTCAAGCTTATATTGATGCCGGTCACCGCGACTTTGGTGTGGTGCAAATCGATGCCCACGCCGATCTAAGACACGCCTACGAAGACAACCTATTAAGCCACGCATCAGTCATGAAACGTGTGGTTGAGCACAACATCCCCTTAGTGCAATTAGGCATACGCGCTTACTGTGAAGAAGAAATGCAGGCTCGCGACGATTTTAATGTTGTCTATCACGACGCCAACGAACTCGTGCCCAACAATATTCAAAGCATAGAGCTACCAGAGGACTTCCCAGAAAAGGTGTTTTTCACCCTCGACATTGATGGCATGGACCCCAGTGTTTTTCCTAGCACAGGTACCCCCGTCCCCGGAGGCCTTGGCTGGTATCAAACCTTAAATTTATTTAAAAGTGTGGTAAAACAAAGGCAGATCATTGGTTTTGATCTTATGGAATTCGCACCAATTAAAGGCTTTCACGCTTATGAATTTGCCGCCGCGCAACTGATTTATAAAATGATGGGCATTGTGCAAAGGCACAGAAAATAA
- the rsxA gene encoding electron transport complex subunit RsxA gives MTEFAVVLISTVLVNNFVLVQFLGLCPFMGVSNKLETAIGMASATTFVLTLASVCSYMIYAWVLEPLELTYLKTISFILVIAAVVQFAKMFIEKTSPLLYRVLGVFLPLITTNCAVLGVALQNTAKNHGFFQSALYGFGGALGFSLALILFSAMRERLAVADVPDAFKGAAIGMITAGLMSLAFMGFAGLV, from the coding sequence ATGACAGAATTTGCAGTAGTACTTATTAGCACTGTGCTGGTAAACAACTTTGTACTGGTTCAGTTTTTAGGACTGTGCCCATTTATGGGTGTCTCCAACAAACTGGAAACCGCGATCGGCATGGCCAGCGCCACCACCTTTGTACTGACACTCGCCTCTGTGTGCAGCTACATGATTTACGCATGGGTGCTTGAGCCATTAGAGCTCACCTACCTTAAAACCATCAGCTTCATCTTGGTGATTGCTGCTGTGGTTCAATTTGCAAAAATGTTTATCGAAAAAACCAGCCCCCTGCTCTATCGAGTACTCGGCGTGTTTCTTCCGCTGATAACCACCAACTGCGCTGTACTTGGTGTCGCCCTACAGAATACCGCTAAAAATCACGGCTTCTTCCAAAGTGCCCTTTACGGTTTTGGCGGCGCCTTAGGTTTTTCACTCGCTCTCATCTTATTTTCAGCTATGCGCGAACGCCTAGCCGTTGCCGATGTGCCCGACGCGTTTAAAGGTGCCGCTATCGGCATGATTACCGCAGGCTTAATGTCTCTAGCCTTTATGGGCTTTGCGGGGCTGGTGTAA
- the apbC gene encoding iron-sulfur cluster carrier protein ApbC: protein MSSLAIIDAVLADLVFPDTDTPLLALLVDAPELKDDCLSLDFCVPVTAVAEQLAKAIQASASTKDLQLSAIEIGHRIPAAAAVIQSASVSGVKNIIAVASGKGGVGKSTTSVNLALALAAEGANVGLLDADIYGPSQPQLLGVANARPELSDGKNIAPIKAQGLQMISMGNLVTEKTPMIWRGPMVSGALMQLLGQSRWSDVDYLIIDMPPGTGDIALTLAQKVPVSGSVVVSTPQDIALLDAKKGIEMFRKVDIPVLGVVENMAVHQCSNCGHEEHIFGEGGAKRLAEQYGVQALGALPLSLSIREQSDKGEPIVVSAPQSSETQAYIKIARKVAVALAEQGDDSGPDIIVSEA from the coding sequence ATGAGCTCGCTTGCCATAATTGACGCTGTTTTAGCAGACCTTGTTTTTCCAGATACTGATACGCCCTTGTTGGCCTTATTGGTCGATGCCCCAGAACTAAAAGATGATTGTTTAAGCTTAGATTTTTGCGTGCCTGTTACGGCAGTGGCGGAGCAGTTGGCGAAGGCGATACAAGCGTCTGCCTCGACAAAAGACTTGCAGCTTAGTGCGATTGAGATTGGTCACCGTATTCCTGCAGCTGCAGCGGTGATTCAAAGTGCTAGTGTCAGCGGCGTCAAAAATATTATTGCCGTGGCCTCAGGTAAGGGTGGGGTTGGTAAAAGCACCACATCGGTCAATTTGGCTCTGGCTTTGGCTGCTGAGGGTGCAAATGTGGGTCTGCTTGATGCCGATATTTACGGCCCGAGTCAACCGCAGTTGCTGGGCGTGGCGAATGCACGCCCAGAGCTTAGCGACGGTAAAAACATTGCGCCTATTAAGGCTCAGGGCCTACAAATGATCAGCATGGGCAACCTGGTAACGGAAAAAACGCCGATGATCTGGCGTGGCCCCATGGTCAGTGGTGCCTTGATGCAGCTGCTGGGGCAGAGTCGTTGGTCCGATGTGGACTACCTCATTATTGATATGCCTCCAGGTACGGGTGATATCGCCTTAACTCTTGCGCAAAAAGTGCCGGTTAGCGGCTCGGTTGTGGTGAGCACGCCGCAAGATATTGCCTTGCTGGATGCCAAAAAAGGCATTGAGATGTTCCGTAAGGTCGACATTCCTGTCTTGGGGGTGGTGGAAAATATGGCGGTGCATCAGTGTTCAAACTGTGGGCACGAAGAGCATATCTTTGGCGAGGGTGGCGCTAAGCGTTTAGCTGAGCAATACGGCGTTCAAGCTTTGGGGGCCTTGCCTTTGTCTTTGAGTATTAGGGAGCAGAGTGACAAGGGTGAGCCTATTGTCGTAAGTGCGCCACAAAGCAGTGAGACGCAAGCGTATATAAAGATTGCTCGAAAAGTGGCTGTGGCTTTAGCTGAGCAGGGTGATGACAGCGGTCCAGATATCATTGTGAGTGAGGCGTAA
- the dcd gene encoding dCTP deaminase, which produces MSIKSDKWIRRMAENEGMIEPFAPEQVRYAEDGQRIVSYGTSSYGYDVRCSDEFKIFTNVHSAVVDPKAFDDDSFVDIKSDVCIIPPNSFALARTVEYFRIPRSTLTVCLGKSTYARCGIIVNVTPLEPEWEGHVTLEFSNTTPLPAKIYANEGVAQMLFYESDEVCETSYRDRGGKYQGQTGVTLPKT; this is translated from the coding sequence ATGAGCATTAAATCCGATAAGTGGATTCGCCGCATGGCTGAAAACGAAGGCATGATTGAGCCTTTTGCGCCGGAACAAGTGCGCTATGCCGAAGACGGTCAGCGTATCGTCAGTTATGGCACATCAAGTTACGGGTATGACGTACGCTGTTCTGATGAGTTTAAGATTTTCACCAATGTACACAGCGCTGTGGTTGATCCAAAAGCGTTTGATGATGACAGCTTTGTTGATATCAAAAGCGACGTTTGTATTATTCCTCCTAACTCGTTTGCACTGGCACGTACGGTTGAGTACTTCCGTATTCCGCGTTCAACCTTGACAGTTTGTCTGGGTAAATCGACTTACGCGCGCTGCGGTATCATTGTTAATGTCACGCCGCTTGAGCCAGAGTGGGAAGGGCACGTGACTCTAGAATTCTCAAATACAACGCCGTTACCGGCAAAAATTTATGCCAATGAAGGTGTGGCGCAGATGTTGTTCTATGAGAGTGACGAGGTCTGTGAAACGTCTTACCGAGATCGCGGCGGTAAGTATCAAGGTCAAACTGGTGTGACCTTGCCAAAAACTTAA
- the nspC gene encoding carboxynorspermidine decarboxylase, with the protein MINSLTFKNFDASRVPSPCFVIDEVVIENNLKLLKRVQDESGAKVLAALKAFSCWSLAPLYKKYLSGVCASGLHEALLGEEYYGGEIHTYSAAYKAEDLNQICELSEHVIFNSFAQWQRFQPLLKQKAEQGFKPNFGLRINPEHSEGDVELYDPCAACSRLGIPRAQFDKQDLSGISGLHFHSLCEQLFEPLERTLDSIELNFSDILPQMEWVNFGGGHWITAPDYDIDKLIQRIKDFSEKYQVQVYLEPGEAVAIHSGVLVCEVLDLPHNGRPLAIVDCSATCHMPDTLEMPYRAELLNAGEQGKKAFSYRLGSTTCLAGDVIGDYSFDQPLEIGQRLMFDDQSHYTMVKTTTFNGIKLPSIALWNSESDQLTIVREFGYDDFKNRLS; encoded by the coding sequence ATGATTAACTCACTTACCTTTAAGAACTTTGATGCAAGCCGCGTACCCTCGCCCTGCTTTGTTATCGATGAAGTTGTTATCGAAAATAATTTAAAGCTGCTCAAGCGCGTACAAGATGAGAGCGGCGCAAAAGTATTGGCTGCACTTAAAGCTTTTTCTTGTTGGTCTCTTGCACCTCTGTATAAAAAATACCTAAGCGGTGTTTGCGCAAGCGGTTTACATGAAGCACTGTTAGGTGAGGAATACTACGGAGGGGAAATTCACACCTATTCAGCAGCATATAAAGCTGAGGACCTCAACCAAATCTGCGAGCTAAGCGAACATGTAATTTTTAATAGTTTTGCTCAGTGGCAGCGTTTTCAGCCGCTATTAAAGCAAAAGGCAGAGCAAGGTTTTAAGCCAAATTTCGGCCTGCGCATTAACCCCGAACACAGCGAAGGCGATGTAGAACTTTACGATCCGTGCGCGGCCTGCTCTCGTTTGGGCATACCCCGCGCTCAATTTGATAAGCAAGACTTAAGCGGTATTAGCGGCCTGCATTTTCACAGTTTATGTGAACAACTGTTTGAGCCACTTGAACGCACCCTAGATAGCATAGAACTTAACTTCAGCGACATACTTCCACAGATGGAGTGGGTAAATTTTGGTGGGGGTCACTGGATTACCGCGCCGGATTATGACATCGACAAACTGATTCAACGCATCAAAGACTTCAGCGAAAAATATCAAGTTCAGGTTTACCTTGAACCAGGTGAGGCCGTAGCCATTCACAGCGGCGTATTAGTTTGTGAGGTGCTTGATTTACCCCATAATGGCCGCCCCTTAGCAATCGTCGACTGCAGTGCAACTTGCCATATGCCCGACACCTTAGAAATGCCCTACAGAGCAGAGCTATTAAATGCCGGGGAGCAAGGTAAAAAAGCCTTTAGCTATAGATTAGGTAGTACAACATGTTTAGCTGGGGATGTTATTGGCGACTACAGTTTTGACCAGCCTTTAGAGATAGGCCAACGCTTAATGTTTGACGACCAAAGCCATTACACCATGGTAAAAACCACAACCTTTAACGGCATTAAACTTCCATCTATCGCTTTGTGGAATTCCGAAAGCGATCAATTAACGATCGTGCGCGAGTTCGGCTACGACGATTTTAAAAATAGGCTGAGCTAG
- a CDS encoding saccharopine dehydrogenase family protein — MAKVVIIGAGGVGGVVTHKCAQLIDVFDEIVLASRNEDKCKKIAMQLNRNIETAQVDADNVPELVELFNKHKPELVINVALPYQDLTIMDACLEAGVNYLDTANYEPLDTAKFEYKWQWAYQEKFKKAGLMALLGSGFDPGATNVFTAYLNKHYFDEIHYLDIIDVNGGDHGYPFATNFNPEINIREVTAECRHWEDGRFIESPAMSLKQEFTCPEDVGSFNIYRMYHEELESLTKHLPSIKKAQFWMSFGDSYLKHLEVLGNVGMTGIEAIEFQGQKIVPIQFLKELLPDPSTLGPRTVGKTCIGVHARGIKDGKEKTAYLYNICDHQDCYKEVQSQAISYTTGVPAMIGAKMMLEGKWKEAGVFNIEQMDPDPFMHDMNLYGLSWKVIEDPGFDLI; from the coding sequence ATGGCTAAAGTAGTCATTATTGGAGCCGGCGGTGTCGGCGGCGTTGTTACTCACAAATGCGCACAACTCATAGACGTATTTGATGAAATCGTATTGGCCAGTCGCAACGAAGACAAATGCAAAAAAATCGCGATGCAATTAAATCGCAACATCGAAACGGCACAAGTAGATGCCGACAACGTTCCCGAGCTTGTTGAGTTATTCAACAAACACAAACCAGAACTGGTTATTAATGTCGCCCTACCCTATCAAGACCTCACCATTATGGATGCCTGTCTTGAAGCCGGCGTAAACTACCTTGATACCGCCAACTACGAACCGCTCGACACTGCAAAATTTGAATACAAGTGGCAGTGGGCCTATCAAGAAAAGTTCAAAAAAGCAGGTTTAATGGCCTTATTGGGTTCTGGTTTTGACCCCGGCGCGACCAATGTTTTTACCGCCTATTTGAACAAACACTACTTTGACGAGATTCACTACCTCGACATCATTGATGTTAACGGCGGCGATCACGGCTACCCGTTTGCGACTAACTTCAACCCAGAAATCAATATCCGAGAAGTCACCGCCGAGTGCCGCCACTGGGAAGATGGTCGATTTATTGAAAGCCCAGCTATGAGCCTCAAGCAAGAGTTCACTTGCCCTGAAGACGTCGGCAGTTTCAATATTTATCGCATGTATCACGAAGAGCTTGAATCGCTGACCAAGCACCTGCCTAGCATTAAAAAAGCACAATTCTGGATGAGTTTTGGCGATAGTTACCTTAAGCATCTAGAGGTGCTGGGCAACGTTGGCATGACAGGTATTGAAGCAATCGAGTTTCAAGGCCAGAAAATTGTGCCTATTCAATTTTTAAAAGAACTACTACCAGACCCAAGCACGCTTGGCCCGCGCACAGTAGGTAAAACATGCATTGGCGTACACGCTCGCGGCATTAAAGATGGCAAAGAAAAAACAGCCTACCTCTACAATATTTGTGACCATCAAGATTGTTACAAAGAGGTGCAAAGCCAGGCCATTAGCTATACGACAGGTGTACCGGCCATGATCGGCGCCAAAATGATGCTCGAAGGTAAATGGAAAGAAGCCGGTGTATTTAATATCGAGCAGATGGACCCCGATCCATTTATGCACGATATGAATCTTTATGGCCTGTCTTGGAAGGTGATTGAAGACCCAGGTTTTGATTTAATTTAA
- the rsxC gene encoding electron transport complex subunit RsxC, whose translation MRKIWDIPGGVHPPENKEQTNGSAIAHIALPKQLIIPLNQHIGAPAEICVEVGDQVLKGQCIAKAKGFVSSNVHASSSGTVSAIEERPIPHASGLLAECIVIDCDGNDTSIELQGLDNWQERDKNELVDFIRNAGIAGMGGAGFPTSVKMQPRGGQHIDTLILNGTECEPYITSDDMLMREKADEIVAGMRILAHILGEPQNLIIGIEDNKPEAFKAVNEAAKNTAIDVVSFPTKYPSGGEKQLIQILTGKEVPSGSIPAEIGIVLQNVGTARAVYRAIEHGEPLIERVTTVVGESLAVQQNIWARIGTPTQHILEQHQWQQENCARLIFGGPMMGFAMQSAAVPLIKTTNCILVPSLEEMPEGEDQQACIRCGMCAEACPASLLPQQLYWHSRSEDFERLESHNLFDCIECGACSFVCPSNIPLVQYYRASKGAMRQIEQEKQKAEYSRKRFEFRQARLEKAEAEKEAKRLARKKAAEAAKAKLASGETSAPAAKATASATAKADIDPVKAKAKLERALSSAKSRLERSVKALDDAKQEGLEQSRLDALSARIKEAEAKVQDAQKRVDEGPIAVPASTSSDKAPNNKAAIDPAKARAKLERALSSAKSRLERAQKALDDAKQEDLEQSRLDALAARIKEAEAKVQDAQKRLDDSEASTSSTSDSGAAKIKEKIALSGKDKLEKTIATLEKRIATAKQKAAEAEAENSPTADALKQGVSKLEEKLAANKNELNTLAAQDNVSEEALNAEASAADNAILKAQARAKELAAMSDDDKAKAQLDSLKKRLEKARTRLAKAEADNDDNIDAFRAGVEKLEAKLAQAEKQ comes from the coding sequence ATGAGAAAGATCTGGGATATTCCCGGTGGCGTGCACCCACCTGAAAACAAAGAACAAACTAATGGCAGCGCCATTGCGCATATCGCCCTGCCTAAACAATTGATCATCCCTCTCAATCAACACATCGGCGCCCCTGCTGAAATCTGTGTAGAGGTAGGCGATCAAGTATTAAAAGGGCAGTGCATAGCCAAAGCCAAAGGCTTTGTCAGCAGCAACGTGCATGCTTCCAGCTCTGGAACCGTGAGCGCTATTGAAGAACGCCCCATTCCTCACGCGTCGGGCTTGCTAGCCGAGTGTATTGTTATTGATTGTGATGGCAACGATACAAGTATTGAGCTACAAGGCCTCGATAACTGGCAAGAGCGCGATAAAAACGAGCTTGTAGATTTTATTCGCAACGCAGGTATTGCCGGCATGGGCGGCGCGGGTTTTCCTACCTCCGTAAAAATGCAACCGCGTGGCGGCCAGCACATTGATACGCTGATCCTAAATGGCACCGAATGTGAACCCTATATCACCTCCGATGACATGCTTATGCGCGAAAAGGCCGACGAAATCGTGGCCGGCATGCGCATACTGGCGCACATATTAGGTGAACCCCAAAACCTGATTATCGGCATTGAAGATAATAAGCCCGAAGCGTTTAAAGCAGTAAATGAAGCCGCAAAAAACACCGCGATTGACGTTGTTAGCTTTCCAACTAAATACCCATCAGGTGGCGAAAAGCAGCTTATTCAAATTCTGACAGGTAAAGAAGTACCCAGTGGCTCAATTCCCGCTGAAATTGGCATCGTGCTGCAAAACGTCGGCACGGCACGCGCGGTCTACAGAGCGATTGAACACGGTGAGCCCCTGATCGAACGAGTCACCACCGTTGTCGGCGAAAGCCTCGCTGTGCAACAAAATATCTGGGCGCGCATAGGCACCCCAACCCAGCACATTCTTGAGCAACACCAGTGGCAACAAGAGAACTGCGCGCGCCTTATCTTTGGTGGCCCAATGATGGGTTTTGCAATGCAGAGCGCGGCAGTGCCTCTTATCAAGACCACCAACTGCATCTTAGTACCAAGCCTTGAAGAGATGCCCGAGGGTGAAGATCAGCAAGCGTGTATTCGCTGTGGTATGTGTGCCGAAGCCTGCCCCGCATCACTGCTGCCTCAGCAGCTTTATTGGCACTCGCGCAGCGAAGATTTTGAACGACTTGAATCTCACAATTTATTTGATTGTATTGAGTGCGGCGCCTGCTCGTTTGTTTGCCCATCAAATATCCCACTGGTTCAGTATTACCGAGCCAGTAAAGGCGCGATGCGCCAAATAGAACAAGAAAAACAAAAGGCTGAATACAGCCGCAAGCGTTTTGAATTCCGCCAAGCTCGCTTAGAAAAAGCCGAGGCCGAAAAGGAAGCCAAACGCCTTGCTCGTAAAAAAGCCGCCGAAGCGGCTAAAGCAAAATTAGCATCAGGTGAAACCAGCGCTCCGGCAGCTAAAGCGACAGCAAGCGCCACCGCAAAAGCGGATATTGATCCGGTAAAAGCCAAAGCAAAACTAGAACGCGCACTGAGCAGCGCCAAAAGTCGCTTAGAACGCTCAGTAAAAGCACTTGATGACGCCAAACAAGAAGGCCTAGAACAAAGCCGACTTGATGCTCTTAGTGCACGTATTAAAGAAGCCGAAGCCAAAGTTCAAGATGCGCAAAAGCGAGTAGATGAAGGCCCAATTGCTGTGCCCGCATCGACATCTAGTGACAAAGCACCTAATAACAAAGCAGCTATCGATCCTGCTAAAGCACGCGCAAAATTAGAACGCGCATTGAGCAGCGCCAAAAGCAGATTAGAGCGTGCACAAAAGGCGCTCGATGATGCCAAACAAGAAGATCTTGAGCAGAGCCGACTTGATGCACTAGCTGCTCGTATCAAAGAAGCTGAAGCTAAAGTTCAAGATGCACAAAAACGCCTCGACGACAGTGAGGCCAGCACAAGCTCGACTAGCGATTCTGGTGCAGCCAAGATTAAAGAAAAAATCGCACTCAGCGGCAAAGACAAATTAGAAAAAACCATTGCAACCTTAGAAAAGCGCATCGCCACCGCCAAGCAAAAAGCGGCAGAGGCGGAAGCCGAAAATAGTCCTACCGCCGATGCCTTAAAACAAGGTGTAAGTAAGCTCGAAGAAAAACTGGCCGCAAACAAAAACGAATTAAACACGCTCGCAGCACAAGACAATGTCAGTGAAGAAGCCCTTAACGCTGAAGCCAGTGCTGCTGACAACGCAATTCTAAAAGCACAAGCTCGAGCAAAAGAGCTCGCAGCTATGAGTGACGACGACAAGGCTAAAGCCCAACTCGACTCACTCAAAAAACGCTTAGAAAAAGCACGTACACGCTTAGCAAAAGCGGAAGCCGATAACGACGATAATATCGATGCATTTCGCGCAGGTGTGGAAAAACTTGAAGCGAAACTTGCGCAAGCAGAGAAACAATAA
- the metG gene encoding methionine--tRNA ligase, with translation MTNKRNILVTSALPYANGSIHLGHMVETIQTDIWVRFQKQRGHSCYYVCADDAHGTAIMLSAEKNGITAEEQIANIKQEHLADFEDFHIDFDNYHSTHSEENRELSSLIYERVKANGHIAERNITQAFDPEKGMFLADRYIKGNCPKCKTEDQYGDNCEACGATYSPLDLINPVSVVSGATPIAKESKHLFFKLPDFENYLKEWTRAGHLQDEVANKLAEWLDSGLQEWDISRDAPYFGFEIPGEPGKYFYVWLDAPIGYMASFKNFCEREGLDFDQYWKADSEAELYHFIGKDIVNFHALFWPAMLSNAGFRTPTKVCVHGFLTVDGKKMSKSRGTFINARTYLEHLQPEYLRYYYASKLGNSVDDIDLNLEDFVQRVNSDLVGKVVNIASRTAKFIQKSGGQLTATIDDPELWKHFTDSHTLIAKLYEEREFNKAMREIMALADKANEYIAEQAPWSLAKQEGMEQKVLDVCSMGINCFRALMMYLKPVLPVTAEAAETFLNSNLDWGDTLEFLTKHDINKFKPLMVRVEGKKVEAMVEASKEAAAEAQASANPAQATDNGWLEKEPVADEIEFDDFAKVDLRVALIANAEHVEGANKLLRLTLDLGGETRNVFAGIKSAYQPEDLIGKHTVMVANLKPRKMKFGMSEGMVLAAGPGKDELYILEPHDGAQPGMRVM, from the coding sequence ATGACTAACAAACGTAACATTCTCGTTACCAGCGCCCTGCCTTACGCCAACGGAAGTATTCACCTTGGCCACATGGTCGAGACAATCCAAACCGATATTTGGGTTCGATTCCAGAAACAACGCGGTCACAGCTGTTATTACGTCTGTGCCGACGATGCCCATGGCACCGCCATCATGCTCAGCGCTGAAAAAAATGGCATTACTGCAGAAGAACAAATCGCCAATATTAAACAAGAACACTTGGCTGATTTTGAAGACTTCCATATCGACTTTGATAATTATCACAGCACTCACAGCGAAGAAAACCGCGAGCTTTCGAGCTTGATCTACGAGCGAGTCAAAGCCAACGGGCATATCGCCGAACGCAACATCACCCAAGCCTTTGACCCAGAAAAAGGTATGTTTTTGGCTGATCGCTATATCAAAGGCAATTGCCCTAAATGTAAAACGGAAGATCAGTACGGCGATAACTGTGAAGCCTGTGGTGCAACCTACAGCCCTCTTGATTTAATCAACCCAGTCTCCGTTGTCAGTGGTGCTACGCCAATCGCCAAAGAGAGCAAACACTTATTTTTCAAACTGCCGGATTTTGAGAACTACTTAAAAGAGTGGACCCGCGCCGGTCACTTGCAAGATGAAGTCGCCAATAAACTAGCCGAGTGGTTAGATAGCGGCCTGCAAGAGTGGGACATCAGCCGCGACGCGCCTTATTTTGGTTTTGAGATCCCTGGCGAACCCGGCAAGTATTTTTACGTTTGGCTCGATGCACCCATCGGTTATATGGCCAGCTTTAAGAACTTCTGTGAACGCGAAGGTCTTGATTTCGACCAATACTGGAAAGCCGACAGCGAAGCTGAGCTCTACCATTTTATCGGCAAAGATATTGTTAACTTCCACGCCCTCTTCTGGCCAGCGATGTTAAGCAATGCAGGTTTCCGTACGCCCACAAAAGTATGTGTGCACGGTTTCTTAACCGTTGACGGTAAAAAAATGTCGAAGTCGCGCGGTACGTTTATTAACGCGCGCACCTACCTAGAGCATTTACAGCCTGAATACCTGCGTTATTACTACGCCAGTAAATTAGGTAACAGTGTCGATGACATCGATTTAAACCTTGAAGATTTTGTTCAACGAGTGAATTCAGATCTTGTTGGTAAAGTCGTTAACATCGCCAGCCGTACAGCAAAGTTCATACAAAAATCAGGTGGTCAGCTAACGGCAACGATTGATGATCCAGAGCTCTGGAAACATTTCACTGATAGCCATACGCTTATTGCCAAGCTTTACGAAGAGCGCGAATTTAATAAAGCCATGCGCGAAATTATGGCCCTAGCTGATAAAGCTAATGAATATATCGCAGAACAAGCGCCTTGGAGCCTTGCCAAGCAAGAAGGCATGGAACAAAAAGTGCTCGATGTATGCAGCATGGGCATTAACTGCTTCCGCGCTTTAATGATGTATTTAAAGCCGGTACTGCCCGTTACCGCTGAAGCTGCCGAGACCTTTTTAAACAGTAATCTCGACTGGGGCGATACACTCGAGTTTTTAACAAAACATGACATCAATAAATTCAAACCTCTCATGGTTCGTGTTGAAGGTAAAAAAGTTGAAGCGATGGTTGAGGCGAGTAAAGAAGCCGCGGCTGAAGCTCAAGCAAGCGCTAACCCAGCACAAGCTACTGATAACGGCTGGCTGGAGAAAGAGCCTGTCGCCGACGAAATAGAATTTGATGATTTTGCCAAAGTCGACTTACGCGTGGCCCTTATTGCCAATGCCGAGCACGTTGAAGGCGCAAATAAGTTATTGCGCCTGACTCTCGACCTAGGTGGCGAAACACGCAATGTTTTTGCAGGGATAAAAAGCGCTTATCAACCTGAAGACTTAATTGGTAAGCACACCGTTATGGTTGCCAACCTCAAACCACGCAAGATGAAGTTTGGTATGAGCGAAGGCATGGTCTTAGCGGCGGGCCCAGGTAAAGACGAGCTTTATATTCTTGAACCTCATGACGGCGCGCAGCCGGGCATGAGGGTAATGTAA
- the rsxB gene encoding electron transport complex subunit RsxB, which translates to MTFLNDFPILDALIALGVLAAVFGAVLGFAAVKYKVEGDPIVEQIDEILPQTQCGQCGYPGCRPYAQAIADGDDINKCPPGGHTTIQAIANLLDVPAPELDEEHGEESEVRKVAVIREDECIGCTKCIQACPVDAILGAAKQMHTVIASECTGCDLCVEPCPVDCIDMVPVTEGLSAWRWQLPDEKQLIATDVQGEVKSEEGAAA; encoded by the coding sequence ATGACTTTTTTAAATGACTTTCCCATCCTTGACGCGTTAATCGCGCTAGGTGTACTTGCCGCTGTCTTTGGTGCGGTACTGGGTTTTGCCGCCGTAAAATACAAAGTTGAAGGCGACCCCATCGTTGAACAAATCGACGAGATATTGCCTCAAACACAATGTGGCCAGTGCGGCTACCCAGGCTGTCGCCCTTATGCACAAGCGATTGCCGACGGTGACGACATCAACAAGTGCCCTCCGGGTGGTCACACCACTATTCAGGCCATTGCCAACTTACTGGACGTGCCAGCTCCAGAACTCGATGAAGAGCACGGCGAAGAAAGCGAAGTGCGCAAAGTTGCCGTTATTCGCGAAGACGAATGCATCGGCTGCACCAAGTGCATACAAGCCTGCCCTGTTGACGCGATCCTCGGTGCCGCAAAACAAATGCACACCGTCATTGCATCTGAGTGCACGGGCTGCGATTTGTGTGTCGAACCGTGCCCAGTTGATTGCATAGACATGGTTCCGGTTACCGAAGGCCTCAGCGCGTGGCGCTGGCAGCTGCCCGATGAAAAACAGCTGATTGCAACAGACGTTCAAGGTGAAGTGAAGTCAGAAGAAGGAGCCGCCGCATGA